The DNA region AATCTACAGTTACACACTGGTCAGATTATTTagcagttgtcttttttttttaataactcccAAACGTGTAGCTGAAGACTACATTAGAACAGAGAACAAGCTGAGGAGAACGGGGGCtattggggggaggggagctccAGAGTGACATGTCaggtcgcttcagtcctgtcagactctctgcgccccttcggactgcagcctaccaggctcctctgtccatgggattctccaggcaagattacggcagcgggttgccacgtcctcctcctggggatattcccaacccagagtgCTAGCAATATTCTATTTCTTGGTCTGAATCGTGGTTACTTGGAAGTTTCTTTGCTAAAGTGGACATATACTTTAGGTACTTTTCTAAATACGCCAAAtaaggaggaagaaaaactaaGACTATTGCCCAATGTGGTGGCTTTTAGATACTTCAGGCAGTCACAATTCAAACTGTGGAGAGTTAGAGCTTCAGACTACATCATAAGTTAAAGTCACTTTGGGACAACTCCGTGAAAGCAAAAATGCTTTGCTGTAACATCAGAAACTAAGGGCTCAAAAAGCTCTTCAAAGGTCTAGCCTAACCCCGTCATCTTGAAGGACAGGACACTGAAGTCCAGGTAAGTTAAGGATTCCCTCAAAGGTCCCCCGGTCAGACCTACTGCCGGATCTACATAAAACACAATTGTAATTCTAATACAGTATGCGGTGGTTACCAGTAAACAGAGCTTGAGCAAAGGAGAACGAAAAATTGGCacgtccacacacacacacacacacacacacacacacttaaatacacacacatatgtactcCCCGAACTTTTACGGGGAAGGGTGAGCAGCACTCCCCCTTACAGAATCCTAACACtgcagggaagagggaggaggacaGGGCTCTGAGGAAACCATTCCCCACCAGGAGGTGTCTTGGACTGTGCTTGTTTCAGAGTCCTTTCTTCCAGGGGCACTCTGTACCCTGGCACTAACAGCCAGCATCCACTACCTGCTTGTTTACAGACCACAAAGCTGGGGAGAGTTCTTAAGACTGTCCTGCCCTTGCTGGATTCTGGACCCTTTTCGAATTAAAACTCGGAAGGACCCTAAGCTTTTTCCATCTTCCCTCTTCTCTAACAGCCTGGAGTCAGGCTGCCTAAGATTTTGCCTCAGAGGCAAAAATCGCCCCACCCGACCCACAACCGCAGTTAGTGCACGGACTGCAAACTGCAGGTCGCGTTTAGGCTACTCTCTTACACACCCCGGGGCGGTAAGGACCACCCCACACACCAAGTTCCAGATCCCACCCCGGGCTTTCTTTCAAAGTCCAGTCCGCGCCTCCTTCCGCTCTCTTCTGTCAGACCACGAAATAAACAAGACTCTCTCGGCTTAACCTAAGCGAATAAACGTGCGAGACGATTACTCAAGCATAATTCAAACGCCGACCGAGGCCTTTTGTTTCTCCTAAATCAAAAAGGCCAAGAAATGGCTTTCGGTGGGGGATTCCTGGCCTCGCGAACCGGGTTGGCCTCATTATACAACAGGCCTCCCTCCGCGTTTGATGAAAAATGGCCCTGGGAAGCCGCTTAATTGCTTTTTGTGGCGAAAGAAGGACtaataatggtttaaaaaaaaaaaaaaaactttaagaagcAGCCGACTGGGTAGTTGTAAAGCTGAGCGTGGGGTGGGGGCGCTCCGTTTAAAGCCCAGTTGGGCAGAAGTTCGGCTTGGGGGCTGGAACCCGCGGAAGGGGGCAATTCGGCAGCCCTGGACATGCAAGCCGACCCGGCTTTAAGAATGACGAGGCTCCGGCTCACAGGTCGGCGCCCCTCGGCTCATAAGTCCGCGAagcctttttttgtttgcttttttccccccggGCTTCTCGATGAGGCAGAGTCGGCCTCGGGCCTAGGCTGCCGCCCTGGAAATGGAGTTGTGGTGGGGAGAGTGAGACAACGGGCCTGCCGCTTCTCGAGCCGCCACCCGCCGCCCGCCTCCAGTTTCGGGGTGCCGGGCCTGAGGCCTGGCCGAACCCTCCCCCCAACTGCACGCGGGGCCCCGAGGCCTCAGGCCCCGCCCACGTGGCGAGCGGCCCGGATCTCCGGGCCCGACCGCCGGCACACAATGGAGGCCAAGGCAGGCCCCGCGCGCCTCCGCCGCCTCCAGCCCCCCGCGTGCCGGGGGCGCCGGAAGGTTCCAGAGCCGGCCTGcccggtggggggaggggaaggagcggAGGGGGACGCCGGCCATCGAGCTTCTCAGACCGCGGCGGGTACCCTCACACCCTTCCCGGGAAAGCCCACTCAGTCGTCCCTGCCATCCCCAAAGACGAGCGACCCCCAATCTGGGCGTCCCTGCCGTCGCCGGCGCGACCGCAGTCCCACCACACTCACCCGTGGACgccattttctctccttccttctcgtTCTCTCAACGTCCGTCTCCCTCTCGCAGTTCCTCTAGACGCCGCACTGCGCAGGCGCGAGACCCGCAACCTCGGGCGCTACCATCGGGCCCCCGCcacgggggtgggggaaggcggAATGACCCACCGCTTCTCGTCCTTCGCGCCCGCCTCTCTAGTCCTAATGCTCTCTAACAAGCCCCGGATGTGATGAGCGGACCAAAATAACACCGCAGTGGCGGGCGCGGTGGGTGAGCGGAGCTCGGTGACGAGTCGGAGCGATTCTTTGGTCGACGCCGGGTCGTTCGGGGAATGGTTACGCCCGCAGGTTCTAGGGACCGTCTCTGAAGAGACTACATTGGAGGAAAACGGAGGCCGGCGGGAACACTAGGGGGAAGGGACCCGGGCCTTGAACAACTGCTGACTAATCGGCGGGCGGCGGAGAAGGGGGTGGCGTGCCGACCGGTCGGCCGGGGTCACGCGCCCGGAGGGCGAGCAGAATGGGCTCGGGCCTCGGCGGGAAGCTAGAGTACCGCCTGCCAGCCGAGGGCCCCACTCGGCcttcggggggcgggggggcgcgcTCCGCAGTGAGTACCCCGGACACGTGGCCCGGCCCGCGGGGGAGGGAGCCGAGACCGGTGGGCTGGACGGGAGGCCCTGAACGTAGCGCCCGGCCcgagaccccccacccccaccccaagtaaCGATCGAGATTTGCGAAGTCTCTTAATCACCCCTCATCCAACACTCTTTGTTTctacagaaggggaaactgaggcccaaggaaTTTGGTTACATCTCCTAAAGTCACAAAGCTGAGTCTCACGCACACCcgggacccccccacccccaactgccCATGACCCGGAAGAATCATCCCCATCCCTATCTTTCTACTCTGTCCTTCCGGTTTCCCGGAGAGGTAGGCGGGGTCCGAGGGTACAcagctccattttatagataaagagacTGAGATCTGCAGCGTTCAGATCCCAGTTCAGTTTGTCCAAGGGCAAGTCTCTTACTCTTGTTAAAGTaccccggggggggggggagggtgcaGGAGGATAGCAGTGCCGCAAGGCTGACACCAGCCTGGCTTCTTGGAATCAACCCGATCTCCCTAGGTGGATGCCCAGGTCCTGCAAAGGGCAGGGCTCATTCAAATCCTTGAGAGGGACCTGGAACAAAGCTACTGTCTTTCTTTTCAACGAACACATACAAAGCAGGAGCTCTGTGCTAGGAGCACCCTGGGAAACTTGGCCGTGAGTGAGAGGAgcatccctcctcccccagttCAGATCACCTGCCTAGAAAACTGGCCAAGCGGTACTCATTAGATAGGGTAGGCTCCATGATGGTGGGGGCGAGGGGCGCTTTGAGCTGGGCTTCagaggatgagtaggagtttgctGTTGGCGAAATGGAGCGAaagacattgcaggcagagttttccatattttttctgCAAGAGAGTGGCAGGTGGGTTTTAATGCCAAGGATGCCCCTGACAAGGGAGCAGATGAGGCAGCCCTCTTATCTCTGGCATTTCCCTTCCTATCCTGTGACATCGGCTCAGTTGGAGTCCTGAGACATGCTAGGGTACCAGAGTGAGGGGATTCCAGCAGGGCTTAGAAGACAGGCTGGATGTGAGGAGGGAGAACACAGGAGGGAAAGCCTTGCCTCGAGGGCAGGGGATTGACACGATTGAGCAGCTGGGCTGGAGCGGCTGCTTCCCTGTTGAGGCCTCCCCCTTGGTGGGGACCGCCTAGGTGGCTACCATTTATCCAGCAGGAGTTGTGGGCCTGCCTAGTCCATTCCTTTTTCATATCCTACAAGGAATGAATTTTCTTaatccccagtttacagatgaggaaggagAGGCTCTAGACTTGCTGAGACAGGAGTCGACAACAGGAAGAAGTGAAGTGGATCCTGGAAGCTTCCTGTGAAAGTGAGGGTTGGGCCAGAGGGGCTGTGatcagggctggaggaggggtgTCTCTGTCTGGTGTCACTGTGTGGACTCCGgctgcccctcctccagccctccGGCTCCACTAGCTCCCTAATCTGCCTGCCCTTTGGCTGGCCTTGCCCGCTCGGTCAAGGGCAGCTGAGGCCACCTGGAGCTCTTAAGTCAGTGGAGGGGAGCGGGAGGAAGGTGGCTAGTCTGTAGCCAGAGGGAACAGGGAGGCAGAAGATGGCCTTCAATTTGCCCCGTTGGGGCTGTACAAATCCTTCCAAAATTGGGGAGTTCAGTGTCCCATTCCCCGTGCTTCCCACTCCAGGCTCCTTTTCAGGGCCCATGAGGGCCTGACCTTCACATTCTCACACATAGGCAGGTGGGACAGCGAAATGGCTAAGCACATGGCTAGGCTCGGAACTCTTCTGCAGCCAAGTTCCTGCACTGAcctctccagcctcagtttctactTCTGTAAAGTGGTGCTATTGCTATGGTAGCTGAAAGGAGGTCAGATAAAAGCTGCAATAATAACTATTGttattgttttcctttccccCTAGCACACAGTCCCACGGCCACCTTTGAGCACCTTCAGCCGAGTTATGAATGCCAGAGGCCCCCCTGGCCTCCTGACCCCGGCGCTGCCTCTCGCTTCCTCTGTCCTGATGCTGCTAATGAGCGCCCTGTGGCTGTTGGGGGCCGGCCCCAGCCTCGTCCTGGCCCCAGAGCTGCTGCTGGACCCTAGGCAGGGTGAGGGCCGGCCACATGGGCCTTGGAGGCAGGAGATTTGCTGTAGGGCCTGCGACCAGTTGGCAGGAGCACGTGCATCCTGCAGCGGTCAGGCAGGGGTCAGACCCAGTGCTCCAGGGAAGGTCCGCCTCGGCCGGGAGCATGCCCAGCTCAACCACAGCcgaggagggagggcagaggggcagcACGGGATTGGGAGCCTGTGAGTAGGAATTCTTTTCAGATGGCTCCCCTGTCTGGTGGCTTTCCCTTAAACTAAGGCTTTCAGCTAAGCCCGAAAATGGAAAGGAGGAGCTAGGGGTTTGAGGACTGGCAGGAGATGAGCACCTGTTTCCCAAGAATTTGAGGAACTCAAATGATGTTCacagaagtgaagtgactcaCCTATGTTGGTTGCTCTTAAGAAGACTGATTGTTGGGTCTGGCTTGTTCTACTTAAAGCAGCAGGGGTGCGGGTAGCCATAGCGTTTGGAAGCCCTTGGTCCCCTCCACCAGGGGTGAAAGTGCTGGCCGTGAGCAGGCTCTGACTCCCCTGGCGGGGAGGCTGGCTTGGTGGACGGCCCCGGCACACCTGGGCCAGACTCGGGGGCCACAGCCCCTAACCTGGCACATAAGCCGCTTCTCTCCTCCAGCGCACCGGCTGCTCACACATGCCCTGGGCCACACGGCCCTCCCCGGCCTGCTGCTCAGCCTGCTGCTCCTGCCCACGCTGGGCTGGCAGCAGGAGCGCCACCTGGGCACACTGCGGTTCCTGCATGCCTCCAGCCTGCTCGCGCTGGCCTCCGGGCTGCTGGCGGTGCTGCTGGCAGGCCTCGGGCTGTCCGGTGCAGCCGGGGGCTGCGGGTACATGCCCGTCCACCTGGCCATGCTGGCAGGACAGGGTTCTCGCCCTCGACGGCCCCGGGGGGCCCTGCCAGCGTGGCTCCTGCCTTGGCTGCTGCTCGCCCTGACACCACTGCTCAGCTCCGAGCCACCCTTCCTGCAGCTCTTCTGTGGCCTCCTCGCCGGCCTGGCCTGTATCCTTTGCCAGGGCTCAGGGCTGCTGTGGACACACGGGTTCCGTGGCTGGGCCCCCAGGGTGCCAGGGAGGAACTGGCACAAGGAGTCCGGCCCCCGTCATTCACACGCATTCCAGGGGCATCTCCGAGTCTCCTCTCTCCAGCTCTGGGCTGGGGACTGGGGGCTCGTGGCCATGTAGAGGTGCCAATTACAGTTTAAAGGAGAGCCTGGGCGCCGAGGGGCCCTGGGAGGTGCCTAGTCTGGACGTCCCAGTGGAGATGGCAGCTACACCAAGGCCGTGCAGGATGAGGGGTCCCGATgagaggtggaagaggagagcaTGGGCCCGCAGTCAGCACAGAGGGCGAAGGACCAGGGTGAAAGTGAGCCTGGGGCTCTCCTGGCCTCAGAAGGGGGACGGCCTGCTGCAGGTGTGTTGAACACAGGCTTAATGCCTTGCGGGGTGACACTGCAGTCAGAGGGAACAGTGGGCGCAGGCTGGCCCCGGGGGTTGCTTAGGACTGGGGACGCCCGGCTGGATCCTGGAGAGGGGAGCGTGTTGCCCTCGCTATGACAGTGCCCAGGGGTGGGCCTGGTGTCACAGGCCTGGGCCTGAGTGAGCCCACAGGGCTCGGGGGATGGCGGGGGGGGCGGCTGAATTGGGGTGAGACGGGTTTAGGAATGAGGCATGCCACTACCTCTTGCTGGCTGGGTAGCCACGAGCAGGCCCCTTTTCCTCTCTCAGCCTCCGCGCTGATGAGGGTGATGACACTGCTCTGGCAGGGCCATGGTGAGGAGACAGGAGGGAATGCCCGTCACACACTTGGCACGGGACCTGGCATGTGGCATGGGCTCCCCCCAGCTGTATGTGGTTTTCCTTGACCGGCCGCCCTGCCCTGGGCAGACAGACGCGGCCGGGGCCTTCCGGTGGCTGGAGCTCTCGGAGTGGCGGCTGCAGGCGCTGCAGGAGGGTGTCCTATGCAGGGCCCTGGCGGGGTGCTGGCCGCTCCAGCTCCTCCCCGCCCCAGGTGGCCCAGCTGAGCTGCCTGTCGCCCATCCCGCCGGAGTGAGGTGAGGGTGATGCCAAGGACACTGGCCCCGGTGGTGGCAGCCGCGCCAGTGGCTGGCAGTCAGCCTTCTTCTGCTTCTGCCCCTCCAGGCCCCCTACCCCTGGACCTCCCCACATGGCCTCCCCTAGCCTCTGGCCCCTCAGTGAAGGCTCAGTCCCGATCCCGCCGGGCCTGAGGCCTGTGCAGCCGCTCTGGGAGGGCTCCTCAGAGGCTGGACTGGCCTGGTCTGGGCCCGGCTTTCCCCCGGGGACCCCACTGTGGGCAGCCCTGGACCAGCAGATGCTACAGGAGGGGATCGAGGCCTCTTTGCTTGagggcccagcccagggccccgACAGCCCACTCTGGCTACCTAAGTCCTCCGTCTCCTCTCTGCGGtaaggtggggtgggtgggtgggggttgcCCTGTTGGGGGGCTGGAGACggccctgaccctccctccctgccccttccccgcCGCAGGCTGCAGCAGCTGGAACGCATGGGCTTCCCCACGGAGCAGGCGGTGGTGGCCCTGGCGGCCACGGGCCGAGTGGAGGGGGCTGTTGCACTGCTGGTCGGCGGGGAGGTGGGCACCGAGGCGCTGGTGactcaggggaggggagggcctgcCCACCCTGAGGGTCCTGGGCCCCCGTAGCACAGGCAGGCCCTCAGGTGAGAAGAGCCCTAGCCCTGTCTGCTGAGAGTCAGGAGGGGGTCTGGGGTAGCCCCCCAGCACCCTGCCCCGGTACTGTTCAGAATAAAACCCAGTTCACTTTTCAGCCTGGATCTGGTGGGGCAGtgcttgtctgactcttaggTTGGCATCAGGGGGCTGAGTGAATGAGCGAGCAGTGAACGAATGGCTGACTGCAGCAGGGCAGTGCTTGCTGGACAC from Cervus canadensis isolate Bull #8, Minnesota chromosome 1, ASM1932006v1, whole genome shotgun sequence includes:
- the RHBDD3 gene encoding rhomboid domain-containing protein 3 isoform X3 → MNARGPPGLLTPALPLASSVLMLLMSALWLLGAGPSLVLAPELLLDPRQAHRLLTHALGHTALPGLLLSLLLLPTLGWQQERHLGTLRFLHASSLLALASGLLAVLLAGLGLSGAAGGCGYMPVHLAMLAGQGSRPRRPRGALPAWLLPWLLLALTPLLSSEPPFLQLFCGLLAGLAYAAGAFRWLELSEWRLQALQEGVLCRALAGCWPLQLLPAPGGPAELPVAHPAGVRPPTPGPPHMASPSLWPLSEGSVPIPPGLRPVQPLWEGSSEAGLAWSGPGFPPGTPLWAALDQQMLQEGIEASLLEGPAQGPDSPLWLPKSSVSSLRLQQLERMGFPTEQAVVALAATGRVEGAVALLVGGEVGTEALVTQGRGGPAHPEGPGPP
- the RHBDD3 gene encoding rhomboid domain-containing protein 3 isoform X2; the protein is MTRKNHPHPYLSTLSFRFPGEHTVPRPPLSTFSRVMNARGPPGLLTPALPLASSVLMLLMSALWLLGAGPSLVLAPELLLDPRQAHRLLTHALGHTALPGLLLSLLLLPTLGWQQERHLGTLRFLHASSLLALASGLLAVLLAGLGLSGAAGGCGYMPVHLAMLAGQGSRPRRPRGALPAWLLPWLLLALTPLLSSEPPFLQLFCGLLAGLAYAAGAFRWLELSEWRLQALQEGVLCRALAGCWPLQLLPAPGGPAELPVAHPAGVRPPTPGPPHMASPSLWPLSEGSVPIPPGLRPVQPLWEGSSEAGLAWSGPGFPPGTPLWAALDQQMLQEGIEASLLEGPAQGPDSPLWLPKSSVSSLRLQQLERMGFPTEQAVVALAATGRVEGAVALLVGGEVGTEALVTQGRGGPAHPEGPGPP
- the RHBDD3 gene encoding rhomboid domain-containing protein 3 isoform X1 gives rise to the protein MGSGLGGKLEYRLPAEGPTRPSGGGGARSAHTVPRPPLSTFSRVMNARGPPGLLTPALPLASSVLMLLMSALWLLGAGPSLVLAPELLLDPRQAHRLLTHALGHTALPGLLLSLLLLPTLGWQQERHLGTLRFLHASSLLALASGLLAVLLAGLGLSGAAGGCGYMPVHLAMLAGQGSRPRRPRGALPAWLLPWLLLALTPLLSSEPPFLQLFCGLLAGLAYAAGAFRWLELSEWRLQALQEGVLCRALAGCWPLQLLPAPGGPAELPVAHPAGVRPPTPGPPHMASPSLWPLSEGSVPIPPGLRPVQPLWEGSSEAGLAWSGPGFPPGTPLWAALDQQMLQEGIEASLLEGPAQGPDSPLWLPKSSVSSLRLQQLERMGFPTEQAVVALAATGRVEGAVALLVGGEVGTEALVTQGRGGPAHPEGPGPP